From one Streptomyces sp. R41 genomic stretch:
- a CDS encoding S1 family peptidase, translating to MRIKRTRLLAVAAGLVATTVVALPGAGTAAATSTSAPSAAQLAQVEDAVHSASVGGTAWYVDQASGRVVVTADSTVSKAEIAQIKKAAGADASTLRVQRSAGVFSPLLSAGNAIYGGQYRCSLGFNVVSGSTYYFLTAGHCGKVAKSWYTDQAHNTLIGPTIGYSFPGNDYALVRYDNTALSHPGGYSAANAYVGESVRRTGSTSGTHSGTVTALNVTVHYQGGGTVSGMIQTNVCAEPGDSGGPLYDGTKAIGITSGGSGDCQTGGTTFYQPVTEALSAYGVSIY from the coding sequence GTGAGGATCAAGCGCACCCGACTGCTCGCCGTCGCCGCGGGACTCGTCGCCACCACCGTGGTCGCCCTGCCCGGCGCCGGGACGGCCGCGGCCACGAGCACCAGCGCCCCCAGTGCCGCCCAACTCGCCCAGGTCGAGGACGCCGTGCACAGCGCCTCGGTCGGCGGCACCGCCTGGTATGTGGACCAGGCCTCGGGCCGCGTCGTCGTCACCGCGGACAGCACGGTCTCCAAGGCGGAGATCGCGCAGATCAAGAAGGCCGCGGGCGCCGACGCGAGCACCCTCAGAGTCCAGCGCTCCGCGGGCGTCTTCAGCCCGCTGCTCTCCGCGGGCAACGCCATCTATGGCGGCCAGTACCGCTGCTCGCTCGGCTTCAACGTGGTGAGCGGCAGTACCTACTACTTCCTGACCGCAGGTCACTGCGGCAAGGTGGCCAAGAGCTGGTACACCGACCAGGCGCACAACACACTGATCGGCCCGACCATCGGCTACAGCTTCCCCGGCAACGACTACGCGCTCGTGCGCTACGACAACACCGCGCTCAGCCACCCCGGCGGCTACAGCGCGGCCAACGCCTATGTGGGCGAGTCGGTCAGGCGCACCGGCTCGACCAGCGGCACCCACAGCGGAACCGTCACCGCGCTGAACGTCACGGTCCACTACCAGGGCGGCGGCACGGTGAGCGGCATGATCCAGACCAACGTCTGCGCGGAGCCCGGAGATTCGGGCGGTCCGCTGTACGACGGCACCAAGGCGATCGGCATCACCTCGGGCGGCAGCGGCGACTGCCAGACCGGCGGCACGACGTTCTACCAGCCGGTGACCGAGGCGCTCAGCGCGTACGGGGTCAGCATCTACTGA
- a CDS encoding DUF1684 domain-containing protein gives MTTDVSEDWKHWHEHRTETVSAPYGPLALTGTHWIEDYPEGRLPDIPGHWAAKDDAVVLTATAEDGLTLDGEPFAGEVVLDADLGPASGARVGRGERRFVVLVREGIWGVRDYDPAAPARGAFQGIEATPYDPRWSVPGHFTPYGEDRTVRVENADGVSRGLGLGGVLAFTLDGEDLTLQVSVEGDGSLWAVFADATSGDSSYRFRFLRPAAPDAEGRTTVDFNRALLPPCAFADHFICPFPPPGNTLGAAIAAGERNLA, from the coding sequence ATGACGACGGACGTATCCGAGGACTGGAAGCACTGGCACGAGCACCGCACCGAGACGGTGTCCGCGCCCTACGGACCGCTCGCGCTCACGGGCACGCACTGGATCGAGGACTATCCGGAGGGGCGACTTCCGGACATCCCCGGGCACTGGGCCGCCAAGGACGACGCGGTCGTCCTGACGGCGACGGCCGAGGACGGACTCACCCTCGACGGGGAGCCCTTCGCCGGCGAGGTCGTGCTCGACGCCGACCTCGGGCCGGCGTCCGGGGCCCGCGTCGGGCGCGGCGAGCGCCGCTTCGTCGTCCTGGTGCGCGAAGGGATCTGGGGCGTACGCGACTACGACCCCGCCGCACCCGCGCGGGGAGCCTTCCAGGGCATCGAGGCGACCCCCTACGATCCGCGCTGGTCGGTGCCGGGACACTTCACGCCGTACGGCGAGGACCGCACCGTACGTGTGGAGAACGCGGACGGAGTCTCCCGCGGTCTTGGGCTCGGCGGCGTCCTCGCCTTCACCCTGGACGGAGAGGACCTCACGCTCCAGGTGTCGGTCGAGGGCGACGGTTCGCTGTGGGCCGTCTTCGCCGACGCCACCAGCGGGGACAGCAGTTACCGCTTCCGGTTCCTGCGTCCCGCGGCGCCCGACGCGGAGGGGCGTACGACGGTGGACTTCAACCGGGCGCTGCTGCCTCCGTGCGCCTTCGCGGACCACTTCATCTGCCCGTTCCCGCCGCCCGGGAACACGCTGGGCGCCGCGATCGCGGCGGGGGAGCGGAATCTGGCCTGA